In Nonlabens agnitus, the DNA window TAGTCACAAGTGATCGTATCAGTACCAGGTTCATAGGTAAGCTCTGCGCCACAGTTGACACAGGACTTTTTTCGTTCGGAAATTGATGTGGCCTTAGGGTTCAAATAATGATAATTACTTATTCTTTTGCTGTTGAGTAAGAAATATAGAGTTCAAAAAATCCCAATTCTTGATTTGGCTATAGTTTGCAGAACCTCTTTGTCGATTCCTTATTACGCTTGAGTTTTTAAAAACTTGAATGCCTTATGCTGCTTTAATGTTTCCTTTGCAAACTCTTTGACAATATTCTAATCGCGATTTGCGCATCAAATCAAGAATAAGAAGATTTAGAATTATGGTAACGGCGGTGGCGTGTTGCCGCCTAAGAACGTTTTCAGCTCTTCAACCTCATTAAGCGGCTTCCAGGTTTCCATACCACTTTTCCAGATAAGTGTGTCTCTATTTATTGTTCTACCTGCAAAAAGGGCTCGCAGTTGTTCAAAAGGAACTGGTCCGGCCTGTGTACCATTACTCGCATAAAAATACTGAACCGCTTGAGGCATAGGTGGCGGCACTGCCGCCGCTTGCTGTTGTGTAGTGGCTTGCTGTCCACCCATTTGAGGATTCATCATGCCGCCCATTTGCTGCGCGAGCACAAATCCCATTCCCATTCCCATACCGGCACCAGCGGTTCCGCCTTCATTTGCGGCGGCGGCTTCAATTGCTTTAGCTGTTTTGAATTTGGTTAATTTGTCAAGGTCGATTTTATCGATACGGCTATATTCAAAGATCTCTTTCTTAAGATCTTCTGGCATGGAAACATTCTCTATGTAGAATTTCTCCAATGAAATTCCTACGCTTAAGAATTCTGGTTGCATCACTTCCTGACAGGTTTCAGAAAGTTCTGAAGTGTTTGCAGCGTATAGTTCTATTGGCAAATTGGCCTCACCTACGGTATCTGTAAATCTAGTG includes these proteins:
- a CDS encoding SPFH domain-containing protein; the protein is MGIFDKIKEKLSQEFIDIVEWLDYTDDTIAHRFERYQNEIKNGAKLIVREGQTAVFVNEGQLADVFKPGTYDLTTQNLPILSTLKGWKYGFNSPFKAEVYFVNTHLFTDEKWGTKNPITLSDERFGLVEIRAFGTYAFKISDAGKFIVDIVGTDNNFTNFEINEHLKSLIATRFTDTVGEANLPIELYAANTSELSETCQEVMQPEFLSVGISLEKFYIENVSMPEDLKKEIFEYSRIDKIDLDKLTKFKTAKAIEAAAANEGGTAGAGMGMGMGFVLAQQMGGMMNPQMGGQQATTQQQAAAVPPPMPQAVQYFYASNGTQAGPVPFEQLRALFAGRTINRDTLIWKSGMETWKPLNEVEELKTFLGGNTPPPLP